One region of Gossypium raimondii isolate GPD5lz chromosome 6, ASM2569854v1, whole genome shotgun sequence genomic DNA includes:
- the LOC105774507 gene encoding uncharacterized acetyltransferase At3g50280 — protein sequence MDSSTVRIISECFVKPHDVSEESKQPFYLTTWDLVMLSVHYIQRGLLFAKPPPGDYCEQKMINKVLGRLKKSISIALLHFYPLAGRLATKIEQNPKSYLVFVDCNNSPGAKFIHAAVDMSVSDIVSPTYVPLVVQSFFDQDRAVNYDGHTKPLLSIQVTELVDGVFIGCSMNHAVADGTTFCHFINTLSEIFQAQGDNIKISRPPVLERWCPEGNNGPLLTLPFSHQDEFITRLETPHVLERIFHFSAESIAKLKKKANVESNTTEISSFQALSAFVWLSLTKARRFPCETVTACTLAMNNRSRLEPPLSPNYFGNSFQTETVMTTAGELLEHGLGWAAWKLNQVVVNHTDKSVRGFVNDWLRSPFVYQCLTHLYARSVLIGSSPRFNTYGNEFGLGKALTVRSGYDNKFDGKVSLYPGLEGGGSIDMEICLPLSSMKALESDEEFMAVVSSPI from the coding sequence atGGATTCGTCAACAGTTCGAATCATCTCAGAATGTTTTGTTAAACCACATGATGTTTCCGAAGAATCAAAACAGCCCTTTTATCTCACAACATGGGATCTTGTCATGCTTTCCGTACACTACATCCAAAGGGGTCTTCTCTTTGCTAAACCACCACCAGGGGATTATTGTGAACAAAAAATGATCAACAAGGTCTTGGGGAGGCTCAAGAAATCCATTTCCATTGCCCTCCTTCATTTCTATCCCTTAGCAGGTCGGCTTGCaacaaaaatagaacaaaatccAAAGTCTTATCTCGTATTTGTCGATTGCAACAACAGCCCAGGAGCCAAATTTATACATGCGGCTGTTGATATGTCGGTGTCCGACATTGTTTCCCCTACTTATGTTCCGTTGGTTGTTCAATCGTTCTTTGACCAGGATCGAGCAGTCAACTATGATGGTCACACCAAGCCTTTGTTATCGATTCAGGTCACTGAGCTGGTAGATGGGGTGTTCATAGGTTGTTCCATGAACCATGCTGTTGCCGATGGAACCACCTTCTGCCATTTCATCAACACATTATCCGAAATATTTCAAGCCCAAGGAGATAATATAAAAATCTCACGCCCCCCAGTGTTGGAGAGATGGTGCCCAGAGGGTAACAATGGCCCATTGCTTACCCTTCCTTTCAGTCACCAAGATGAGTTCATCACCAGATTAGAAACACCCCATGTTTTAGAGAGAATATTCCATTTCTCAGCCGAGTCCATCGCAAAGCTCAAAAAAAAGGCTAACGTAGAATCTAACACCACCGAAATCTCCTCCTTTCAGGCTTTATCTGCATTTGTGTGGCTGTCCTTAACAAAGGCTCGTCGTTTTCCCTGTGAAACTGTTACTGCTTGCACGTTGGCTATGAACAATAGGTCAAGACTTGAACCACCATTATCCCCTAATTACTTTGGGAACTCATTTCAAACCGAGACAGTAATGACCACAGCTGGTGAACTGCTTGAACATGGTCTCGGTTGGGCTGCTTGGAAATTGAACCAAGTCGTGGTTAACCACACAGACAAATCAGTCCGTGGTTTCGTCAATGATTGGCTTCGTTCACCTTTCGTTTACCAGTGTCTTACACATTTATATGCACGAAGTGTGCTTATTGGAAGCTCGCCAAGGTTCAATACGTATGGAAACGAGTTTGGGTTAGGGAAAGCACTTACAGTTCGAAGTGGATATGATAATAAGTTTGATGGGAAAGTTTCACTGTATCCAGGCCTTGAAGGTGGAGGAAGTATTGACATGGAAATTTGCCTTCCGCTGTCTTCAATGAAAGCTCTTGAATCAGATGAAGAGTTCATGGCTGTTGTTTCTTCACccatttga
- the LOC105774826 gene encoding uncharacterized protein LOC105774826, translating into MHAKPDSEVTSLAPSSPTRSPRRPVYYVQSPSRDSHDGEKTTTTSFHSTPILSPTGSPPHSHSSVGRHSRESSSSRFSGSLKPGSRKVSPNDGSSKSGQGKGSSSSHHKQWKDCDVIEEEGLLESEEREKSLPRRCYLLAFVVGFFVLFSMFSLILWGASRPQKPKITMKSIKFEQFKIQAGSDFTGVSTDMITMNSTVKMIYRNTGTFFGVHVTSSPLDLSYSQINIASGTMKKFYQSRKSQRSVSITVTGNKVPLYGSGASLSSSTGTTSAPISLKLNFIVRSRAYVLGKLVKPKFYKKIQCDLTFDPKKLNLPISLKKSCTYD; encoded by the exons ATGCACGCTAAGCCCGACTCAGAGGTGACAAGCCTTGCCCCATCGTCACCGACGAGGTCCCCACGGCGTCCCGTTTACTACGTACAAAGTCCTTCACGTGATTCCCACGACGGAGAGAAAACAACCACGACCTCCTTCCATTCCACCCCAATTCTCAGTCCGACTGGTTCACCGCCGCATTCCCATTCCTCCGTTGGCCGTCATTCACGCGAATCCTCGTCAAGCCGGTTTTCCGGGTCTCTCAAACCCGGTTCCCGCAAAGTTTCACCTAACGACGGGTCATCTAAATCAGGTCAGGGGAAAGGATCATCATCATCACATCATAAACAATGGAAAGATTGTGATGTGATCGAAGAAGAAGGGTTACTTGAAAGTGAAGAACGTGAGAAAAGTCTCCCTCGAAGATGCTATTTATTAGCTTTTGTTGTTGGattctttgttcttttctctatgttttctttgattttatgGGGAGCTAGCAGACCCCAGAAACCCAAAATCACAATGAAg agTATAAAATTTGAGCAATTCAAGATCCAAGCTGGTTCAGATTTCACTGGGGTTTCAACTGATATGATCACTATGAATTCCACCGTGAAAATGATTTATCGTAACACAGGAACATTCTTTGGCGTTCATGTCACTTCATCTCCTTTAGATCTGTCGTATTCTCAAATCAACATTGCTTCGGGAACT atgaagaaattttatcaatcaAGGAAGAGCCAAAGGTCAGTATCCATAACGGTGACGGGTAACAAGGTTCCATTGTACGGAAGTGGAGCAAGTTTAAGCAGTTCGACAGGGACAACATCGGCTCCAATTTCACTTAAACTCAATTTCATTGTCCGATCCAGAGCTTACGTGTTGGGCAAATTGGTTAAGCCAAAATTCTACAAGAAAATCCAATGTGATTTAACTTTCGATCCCAAGAAACTTAATCTCCCCATTTCCCTCAAGAAATCTTGCACTTACGACTAA